The Sagittula stellata E-37 sequence GAACCCTTGGCCATGCTGGTAGAGGATCTGTTGCAGCGGGACGAGACCTACGAGGTAACGATCCGCGCCCGCGAAGAGATCGCCCGTTACGTCCGTGTCGCCGTCAACGTGCTCGGGCGATATGACCTGACCTGGAACGAACAGGTGCCATTCCTCTGGTTGAGACTTCCGCAGGGCTGGCGCGCGGGATCCTTTGCGCAGGCAGCCGAGGCGCAGGGCGTGCGCATCCGCGCGGCAGAGGAATTTGTCCCACGCGACGGATTTGTGCCCCACGCCGTGCGGATCGGCGTGAACGCCCAACTGTCGCTCAAGACCTTCGAAACGGCAATCTCGCGTCTGCGGGACATGCTGGATAACCCGCCCGAACGGATGACCGTATGACCTGGGTCGCGGACCTGCCGACCCGTATCGTCGGCGCAACGCTGGAACTGCGGTCGCTGACCGAGGCGGATCGTGACGAGCTGTTCAAGGCAGCCTCCGATCCGGGGATCTGGGCGGGGCACCCGGCCAGCAACCGCCATGAACATGCGGCCTTCACCAGCTATTTCGACCACCTCCTGGCCTCCGGCGGGGCGTTCGTCGTGCGCAAACGAGACGGCGGGCAGGTCATTGGCTGTTCACGCTTCTATGAACCGCCGGAGACGCCGGGTGGCATCGCCATCGGCTCCACCTTCCTCGTGTGCGAGGCTTGGGGCGGTGCGGCCAACCGGGAACTGAAGGCGCTGATGCTGGGATGGGCTTTCGAACGGCAGGACCACGTGTGGCTGCACATCGACCCGGACAACGTGCGATCCCAACGCGCCACGGCCAAGCTGGGCGCACGGCTGGTGACAACGGCAGAGCTTGTTTTGGCGGGCAAAAGGGGGCTGCGGCAATGCTGGCGGCTAGATCGTCGCGATTTTATGGGGTAAATAGATACCGTAATTCTAAGACATTGATTTATAATTGAAAAATAGGACAAAGCGCGCTTGACGTGACTCGGGGGCGGCTTTATGAACCTTCCATCGAATTTCGGGCCGGGGGTCACCTCGGCCCTTCTCTATCGAAACGGACGACACACATGAAAACCTTCTCTGCAACTCCGGCAGACATCGACAAGAAGTGGATCGTGATCGACGCCGAAGGCATCGTTCTCGGTCGCCTCGCTGCGATCGTCGCCACACGGCTGCGCGGCAAGCACAAGCCGTCCTTCACCCCCCACATGGACATGGGTGACAACGTCATCATCGTGAACGCCGACAAGGTCCAGCTGACCGGCAAGAAGCGCGAAGAGAACTTCTACTGGCACACCGGCCACCCGGGCGGCATCAAGTCCCGCACGAAGGCACAGATCCTTGAGGGCGCACACCCCGAGCGCGTCGTGTTTCAGGCCGTCAAGCGCATGCTTCCGGGCAACCGCCTGTCGCGCCAGCTGATGACCAACCTGCGTGTTTATGCAGGCGCGGAGCACCCGCACGATGCCCAGAACCCCGAAGTTCTGGACGTCAAGACCAAGAACTCCAAGAACACCCGGGTGTAATCATGGCTGAACAGATCAACTCTCTTGATGACCTCGCCAAGGCCGTGACCGACGATATCGGTGCAGTCCAGGGCGTCGAAGAAGCCCCGCGTGAGCCGGTTCGCGATGAACTCGGCCGCTCCTACGCCACCGGCAAGCGGAAGGACGCTGTCGCACGCGTCTGGATCAAGCCCGGTTCCGGCAAGGTTATTGTGAACGGCAAGGACCAGGACGTGTACTTCGCGCGCCCTGTGCTTCAGCTGATCCTCCGCCAGCCGTTCCAGGTTGCCGGCGTCGAAGGCGAATTCGATGTGATGGCCACCGTGAAGGGCGGCGGCCTAACCGGTCAGGCCGGTGCGGTCAAGCACGGCATCTCCAAGGCGCTGCAGCTCTACAACCCGGAACTGCGGTCCGCACTGAAGGCCGCCGGCTTCCTGACCCGTGACAGCCGTGTGGTGGAACGTAAGAAGTTCGGTAAGCGCAAGGCGCGCCGCTCGTTCCAGTTCTCGAAGCGTTAAGTTTCTTGCCGGGTGCGTCACGCACCTTGTGGACAATGCAAAGGGCGGCCCCTTGGGTCGCCCTTTTTGCTGCTTCCCGCGTCGCGCGGGGTGGGGTAAGCCTCGGCGCATGTTGAAGGTGACGATAGAAGACGCCGGGGATCTTGCGCGTGTCGTACACGGGACGGTCGATCCGTCCCGTCTCACATTGTTTTCCACGATGAAGAACGAGATGGCCTTCCTGCCCGCGTGGCTGGCCCATCACCGGTCCATCGGATTCGATCAGTTCCTGATCTGGGACGACGCCTCGGACGATGG is a genomic window containing:
- a CDS encoding GNAT family N-acetyltransferase, producing MTWVADLPTRIVGATLELRSLTEADRDELFKAASDPGIWAGHPASNRHEHAAFTSYFDHLLASGGAFVVRKRDGGQVIGCSRFYEPPETPGGIAIGSTFLVCEAWGGAANRELKALMLGWAFERQDHVWLHIDPDNVRSQRATAKLGARLVTTAELVLAGKRGLRQCWRLDRRDFMG
- the rplM gene encoding 50S ribosomal protein L13 — its product is MKTFSATPADIDKKWIVIDAEGIVLGRLAAIVATRLRGKHKPSFTPHMDMGDNVIIVNADKVQLTGKKREENFYWHTGHPGGIKSRTKAQILEGAHPERVVFQAVKRMLPGNRLSRQLMTNLRVYAGAEHPHDAQNPEVLDVKTKNSKNTRV
- the rpsI gene encoding 30S ribosomal protein S9; translation: MAEQINSLDDLAKAVTDDIGAVQGVEEAPREPVRDELGRSYATGKRKDAVARVWIKPGSGKVIVNGKDQDVYFARPVLQLILRQPFQVAGVEGEFDVMATVKGGGLTGQAGAVKHGISKALQLYNPELRSALKAAGFLTRDSRVVERKKFGKRKARRSFQFSKR